One genomic window of Quercus lobata isolate SW786 chromosome 9, ValleyOak3.0 Primary Assembly, whole genome shotgun sequence includes the following:
- the LOC115960262 gene encoding GTP-binding protein YPTM2-like has product MNPEYDYLFKLLLIGDSGVGKSCLLLRFADDSYLDSYISTIGVDFKIRTVEQDGKTIKLQIWDTAGQERFRTITSSYYRGAHGIIIVYDVTDQESFNNVKQWLSEIDRYASENVNKLLVGNKSDLTANKVVSYETAKAFADEIGIPFMETSAKNATNVEQAFMAMAADIKTRMASQPMNNVRPPTVQIRGQPVNQKSGCCSS; this is encoded by the exons ATGAATCCTGAATA TGACTATTTGTTCAAGCTTTTGCTGATTGGAGATTCTGGTGTTGGCAAATCATGTCTTCTTCTGAGATTTGCT GATGATTCATATCTGGACAGTTACATTAGCACAATTGGAGTTGACTTT AAAATACGCACTGTGGAGCAAGATGGAAAGACCATAAAACTTCAGATC TGGGATACTGCAGGACAAGAGCGTTTCAGGACAATCACTAGTAGCTATTACCGTGGAGCACATGGCATTAtt ATAGTTTATGATGTGACAGACCAAGAGAGCTTTAACAATGTTAAGCAATGGTTGAGTGAAATTGACCGATATGCTAGTGAGAATGTAAACAAGCTTCTGGTTGGAAACAAGTCTGACCTCACTGCTAACAAAGTTGTGTCTTATGAAACGGCGAAG GCGTTCGCCGATGAAATTGGCATTCCATTTATGGAGACGAGTGCCAAAAATGCTACTAATGTGGAGCAGGCTTTTATGGCCATGGCTGCTGACATCAAGACTCG TATGGCAAGTCAACCAATGAACAATGTAAGGCCACCAACAGTGCAGATACGAGGACAACCGGTTAATCAGAAATCTGGCTGCTGCTCTTCTTAG